In Hemiscyllium ocellatum isolate sHemOce1 chromosome 16, sHemOce1.pat.X.cur, whole genome shotgun sequence, one genomic interval encodes:
- the LOC132823093 gene encoding neuropeptide Y receptor type 2-like, whose translation MHPTSASNVTETVERNNWNISREWHLMSIDQSRNKVYPSMAESTKLLSVQITLIMAYALIILLGLVGNSLVIYMIVKYKTMRTVTNFFIANLALADLMVDTLCLPFTLVYTLLDEWKLGAVLCHLVPYAQALSVHVSTLTLTVIALDRHRCIVFHLDSRISKKFSFITISMTWLVSAILAGPLAIFREYKIVDLQPINLQIVVCSEKWPSGNTQDGTIYSISMFILQYVLPLGIISYAYIRIWIKLKNHVSPCARSDSHYRRRKTTKMLVMVVVVFAVCWLPLHTFQLASDLDKRLFQFTEYKLLYTIFHVLAMCSTFANPLLYGWMNKNYRNGFIFFFRCNHNVDNLNNVETSVKARLHPFRVEAHNGSLCNYRATNGHPPTEV comes from the coding sequence ATGCATCCGACCAGTGCAAGCAATGTCACAGAGACTGTGGAGAGAAACAATTGGAACATTTCCAGAGAGTGGCACTTGATGAGCATTGATCAGTCCAGAAACAAGGTCTACCCATCCATGGCTGAGAGTACCAAGCTTCTCAGTGTTCAGATCACCCTTATAATGGCTTATGCATTGATCATCCTCCTGGGCCTGGTGGGAAACTCCCTGGTCATTTATATGATCGTAAAGTACAAAACCATGCGAACTGTCACCAACTTCTTCATTGCCAACCTGGCCTTGGCTGACCTTATGGTGGACACACTCTGCTTGCCATTCACCTTGGTTTATACTCTCCTGGATGAATGGAAACTTGGAGCTGTCCTTTGCCACCTTGTCCCTTACGCTCAGGCTTTAAGTGTCCATGTGTCCACTCTGACTCTAACAGTGATCGCTCTGGACCGCCATCGGTGCATCGTCTTCCATTTGGACAGCCGCATTTCCAAGAAGTTCAGCTTCATAACTATTTCCATGACCTGGTTGGTGTCGGCTATCCTTGCCGGGCCATTGGCCATCTTCAGGGAGTACAAAATCGTCGACTTGCAGCCCATTAACCTGCAGATCGTGGTGTGCTCGGAGAAATGGCCCAGTGGGAACACCCAAGATGGAACCATCTACAGTATCTCAATGTTCATCCTCCAATACGTGCTGCCGTTGGGCATCATCAGTTATGCCTACATTAGAATATGGATCAAGTTAAAGAACCATGTTAGTCCGTGCGCGCGGAGTGACAGCCATTACCGACGGAGAAAAACTACCAAAATGcttgtgatggtggtggtggtcttCGCAGTCTGCTGGCTGCCCTTGCACACCTTCCAGCTGGCCAGCGATCTGGACAAGCGTCTCTTTCAGTTCACAGAATACAAGCTGCTCTACACCATCTTCCATGTGCTGGCCATGTGCTCCACCTTTGCCAATCCCCTGCTGTACGGCTGGATGAACAAGAACTATCGCAACGGCTTCATCTTCTTCTTCCGCTGCAACCACAACGTGGACAACCTCAACAATGTGGAGACGTCAGTCAAGGCCAGGCTGCACCCTTTCAGGGTGGAAGCTCACAATGGTAGCCTTTGCAATTACAGGGCGACAAATGGACATCCACCAACAGAGGTTTAG